A genomic window from Anthocerotibacter panamensis C109 includes:
- a CDS encoding DUF7948 domain-containing protein, giving the protein MLRPILSGMLCFAFLQSNLAFAATALLPLKQSRNLPATKLNGPTWASMPLRFEANQGQLDRRVQFLARSPRYSLFLTSTEAVMVLRKAQTPAAGPAKADTVALRLQLLNSTPAKFSGAGPLSGRANYFASRDHSQWRTSIPTYARITAQAVYPGIDLTYYAQDEHLEYDFTLAPGADPQRIRLGVQGAKSITLAPTGELILKTDLGEVRQPKPMVYQDLERGRKVIPAKYVVQGPEVGFEVGVYDHNLPLVIDPVLLYSTFLGGTGFEEGNAIAVDNIGNVYVTGPTGSTDFPLVAGAYSSTFTGGTRDIFVTKLNPGGTSLVYSTYLGGNADDISIALAVDSTGSAYLTGYTQSSNFPVTTGALIPTFNGSTEGFVTKLSPSGNALVYSTYLGGSSVNGDVSAAVAVDSAGCAYLTGYTTSRDFPTTPGALSTSFNGGSQDAFVTKLNPMGTGLIYSTFLGGGAVTNGIYDGNDQGNGIVVEGTGAVYVAGFTRSTNFPVTPGAFDTTSNGIGDVFVAKLNDTGSALFYATYVGGTGNDSAKALAVDKSGNAYVTGSAGPDFPTTPAALVPSTPFSRNSFVFKLSTGGTKLVYATYLAGSNNSEGGNGIAVDSTGNVYISGQTYAANFPVTADAFDPTYNGSSDIFLTKINAPGDALVYSTYLGGNKLDFTYALALDSSNNVYLTGRTTSTTFPTTSGAYSTRLAGDNDTFISKFSLPAGTPGDSFVPEDVVISDLTQDLTDNEYDNIDFQTTFQDNRKILWLAPVEASTGAWMPPSGKAIQLDTNLSPFSVTSNGPEWALAQGGARIVYTKDINGTPNLAQARLANGVWQVETLQKGSQRRSPIGSKEPNDPKPRILYSTVTAGPDNLAWRELDDSRTETIVPGNNPRNGRWVFGERAIILTINDAQGISQVAKYDIDTGLLTQLTFDPIKKTAPFAWHETSLGGELVFFARLDFSTVGIYRNIGGTWTMVEALRPPSDYAHIQSPEPFFFQGTTYVSIQMAASVNVEANSVADIWYGKVTYGLSPAFYRRVSGNGALIRKDPETLIGANQVYEYYTEVLNGRQTIHRCTTGLGF; this is encoded by the coding sequence ATGCTGCGTCCCATCCTCTCAGGGATGCTGTGCTTCGCCTTTTTGCAAAGCAATCTAGCCTTTGCTGCTACGGCTTTACTTCCCTTAAAGCAGTCGCGTAATCTGCCCGCCACCAAGCTGAACGGACCGACTTGGGCATCAATGCCGTTACGTTTTGAGGCCAATCAAGGTCAGCTTGACCGCAGGGTACAGTTCCTGGCGCGCAGCCCTAGATATAGCCTTTTTCTCACAAGCACCGAAGCTGTAATGGTGCTGCGCAAAGCTCAAACTCCTGCTGCCGGACCTGCTAAGGCGGATACAGTAGCGCTTAGATTGCAGCTACTCAATTCCACCCCCGCTAAATTCTCAGGAGCAGGTCCGCTGTCCGGTCGGGCCAACTATTTCGCAAGTCGGGACCACAGCCAGTGGCGGACTAGTATTCCCACCTACGCCCGGATCACCGCTCAGGCGGTCTATCCCGGTATTGACCTCACCTACTACGCTCAAGACGAGCATCTGGAATATGACTTCACCCTCGCCCCTGGAGCTGATCCCCAGCGCATTCGTTTGGGCGTGCAGGGAGCTAAAAGCATCACCCTTGCTCCAACAGGAGAACTGATCCTGAAGACCGATTTGGGAGAAGTCCGCCAACCCAAACCGATGGTTTATCAGGACTTAGAACGTGGGCGTAAGGTCATCCCCGCTAAGTATGTAGTCCAGGGGCCTGAAGTGGGTTTTGAGGTCGGGGTCTATGACCATAATCTGCCTTTGGTGATTGACCCGGTGCTCCTGTACTCGACCTTCTTGGGCGGGACAGGTTTTGAGGAGGGCAATGCAATAGCAGTAGACAATATTGGCAATGTATATGTCACTGGCCCCACCGGCTCGACTGACTTCCCACTTGTCGCCGGGGCCTACAGCAGTACTTTCACTGGCGGCACCCGCGATATTTTTGTCACCAAGCTCAACCCAGGAGGCACCAGTCTGGTCTATTCCACCTATCTGGGCGGCAATGCGGACGACATCAGTATCGCCCTTGCCGTGGATAGCACTGGTAGCGCTTACCTCACGGGGTACACACAATCCTCCAACTTTCCGGTCACAACTGGAGCCTTGATCCCCACTTTTAATGGCAGCACCGAAGGCTTTGTCACCAAACTCAGCCCCAGTGGCAATGCTTTGGTTTACTCCACCTATCTTGGGGGCAGTTCGGTCAATGGCGATGTGAGCGCTGCGGTAGCCGTTGACAGCGCCGGGTGTGCCTATCTCACCGGATATACGACCTCCCGCGACTTCCCCACCACGCCCGGAGCCTTGAGCACCAGCTTCAATGGGGGAAGTCAGGATGCTTTTGTCACCAAGCTCAACCCGATGGGTACTGGCTTGATCTACTCGACCTTCCTGGGCGGAGGAGCGGTTACCAACGGCATCTATGACGGCAATGACCAGGGCAATGGCATTGTGGTGGAGGGCACTGGGGCTGTCTACGTAGCGGGGTTCACCCGTTCCACCAACTTCCCTGTCACCCCTGGAGCCTTCGACACTACCTCCAATGGTATCGGCGATGTCTTCGTTGCCAAGCTCAATGACACAGGGAGCGCGCTGTTTTACGCTACCTACGTCGGCGGCACCGGGAACGATTCGGCTAAAGCCCTCGCCGTCGATAAATCCGGGAATGCCTATGTCACCGGCAGCGCCGGACCAGACTTCCCGACCACCCCAGCAGCTCTAGTCCCGTCCACCCCTTTTTCCCGCAACAGCTTTGTCTTCAAGCTCAGTACTGGCGGCACGAAGCTGGTCTATGCGACCTATCTCGCCGGGAGTAACAATTCTGAAGGGGGCAACGGGATCGCAGTGGATAGCACGGGCAATGTCTATATTTCAGGTCAGACTTATGCTGCTAATTTCCCGGTCACTGCGGATGCTTTCGACCCGACCTACAATGGTTCGAGTGATATTTTCCTGACCAAGATCAATGCCCCTGGAGATGCCTTGGTCTATTCCACCTACTTGGGCGGAAACAAGCTTGACTTCACCTATGCACTAGCCCTCGACAGTAGCAATAACGTCTACCTCACAGGGCGCACCACTTCGACGACCTTTCCCACGACAAGCGGAGCCTACAGCACGCGCTTAGCCGGGGATAACGACACTTTTATCAGCAAGTTCAGCCTCCCTGCCGGAACACCGGGCGACAGCTTCGTACCTGAAGATGTGGTGATCTCAGACCTAACCCAAGACCTCACCGACAACGAGTACGACAACATCGACTTCCAGACAACCTTCCAGGACAACCGAAAAATCCTGTGGTTAGCCCCGGTCGAGGCAAGTACAGGAGCTTGGATGCCCCCATCCGGCAAGGCGATCCAACTCGATACTAACCTGTCCCCGTTTAGCGTCACGAGCAATGGACCGGAGTGGGCACTGGCTCAGGGGGGAGCACGCATTGTCTATACCAAGGACATCAACGGCACCCCTAACCTTGCTCAGGCACGCTTGGCGAATGGGGTCTGGCAGGTAGAGACACTTCAAAAAGGTTCCCAACGCCGCTCCCCGATTGGCAGTAAAGAGCCCAATGACCCCAAGCCCCGGATACTCTACTCCACCGTTACGGCAGGTCCAGACAATCTGGCTTGGCGTGAGTTGGACGACTCAAGAACTGAAACCATCGTCCCTGGTAACAATCCCCGTAATGGTCGCTGGGTCTTTGGGGAGCGGGCTATTATCTTGACTATAAATGATGCCCAGGGTATCTCCCAAGTCGCCAAGTATGACATCGATACTGGGCTACTGACCCAACTCACCTTTGACCCTATCAAGAAAACAGCCCCCTTCGCATGGCACGAAACGAGTCTAGGCGGCGAATTGGTCTTCTTTGCCCGCCTTGACTTCTCGACAGTCGGGATCTACCGGAATATTGGAGGCACTTGGACGATGGTCGAAGCCCTACGCCCCCCGTCAGACTACGCCCATATCCAGTCACCAGAACCGTTTTTCTTCCAAGGCACGACCTACGTATCGATCCAGATGGCAGCTTCTGTGAACGTTGAGGCCAATTCCGTAGCCGATATCTGGTACGGTAAAGTCACTTATGGCCTCAGCCCTGCCTTCTACCGTCGGGTCAGCGGGAACGGAGCCCTAATCCGCAAGGACCCCGAGACCCTGATTGGTGCTAATCAAGTTTACGAGTACTACACAGAGGTACTCAATGGAAGGCAGACGATCCACCGCTGCACCACCGGATTGGGATTCTGA
- a CDS encoding glycosyltransferase family 4 protein, with protein sequence MSLAPDESTVLLNQRILFSGYDLEQKVHRGIAFYAKSVLKATQALGATNHLLTSAPQEQAILPHLENPHTSSYRRVLWRYVASRAATMIPKPALTLEGRLSYLEDVAGFVNQPDFYRLVGVHTRLFDSPYPLEVKDFDLIFTPSPLNIRSATKVIQTLPDVIPLLRSDHNPDDVPKVFYRRVKNMLEYAHRIISISNFSRAELLTLFPAYEHKVVTLYPPVPIFPEEAALACDPSFQATVLKKYQLETEGYLLFIGTLEKRKNIARLITSYRAVQQKLRVPLILVGALGYGCEAFQPFLDGRQVRHLSYIPTADKLVLLKNALAFVFPSCYEGFGLPPLEAMQMNCPVLTSRIASLPEACGDAALYVDPHDTTSISDGLVALVSSPALRHDLIQRGAAMVARHSFANYKKNLLTLLTTL encoded by the coding sequence ATGTCCCTTGCACCGGACGAAAGCACCGTGCTCCTGAATCAGCGGATCTTGTTCTCCGGCTATGACCTAGAGCAGAAAGTCCACCGTGGCATCGCTTTTTACGCCAAATCGGTCCTCAAAGCGACCCAAGCACTGGGAGCGACGAACCATCTGTTGACGAGCGCTCCTCAGGAGCAAGCCATCCTCCCCCACCTCGAAAACCCCCATACCAGCAGCTATAGGCGCGTCCTGTGGCGCTACGTCGCCAGCCGCGCTGCGACGATGATCCCCAAGCCTGCACTCACCCTAGAGGGCCGCCTCAGCTACCTAGAAGATGTCGCGGGCTTCGTCAATCAGCCGGATTTCTATCGCCTCGTTGGGGTACACACCCGGCTCTTCGATAGCCCCTACCCGCTGGAGGTAAAAGACTTCGATCTGATCTTTACGCCCTCCCCGCTCAATATCCGGTCTGCGACAAAAGTGATCCAGACTTTGCCCGATGTCATTCCGTTGCTGCGCTCCGACCACAACCCCGACGACGTACCCAAAGTCTTCTACCGGCGGGTGAAAAACATGCTGGAGTACGCCCACCGGATTATCAGCATCTCTAACTTCTCACGGGCTGAACTCCTCACGCTCTTCCCGGCCTACGAACACAAAGTAGTCACGCTTTACCCGCCGGTCCCCATCTTCCCCGAAGAGGCGGCCTTGGCTTGCGACCCCTCCTTTCAAGCGACCGTTCTCAAAAAATACCAGCTCGAAACAGAAGGCTACTTACTTTTCATCGGCACGCTGGAGAAACGCAAAAACATCGCCCGACTCATCACGAGCTACCGTGCTGTCCAGCAAAAGCTCCGGGTTCCGCTTATTCTTGTCGGCGCGTTAGGTTATGGGTGTGAAGCGTTTCAGCCCTTTTTGGATGGCCGACAGGTCAGACATCTCAGCTACATCCCAACCGCAGACAAGCTCGTGCTGCTGAAAAACGCCCTAGCCTTTGTCTTTCCCTCGTGTTATGAGGGATTTGGTTTACCACCGCTAGAAGCCATGCAGATGAATTGTCCCGTCCTCACTTCCCGGATTGCTTCTCTGCCTGAAGCCTGTGGGGATGCAGCCCTGTATGTGGACCCGCACGATACCACAAGCATCAGTGATGGGCTCGTCGCGCTGGTATCAAGTCCTGCGCTACGCCATGACTTGATACAGCGGGGAGCCGCTATGGTGGCCCGACACAGCTTTGCTAACTACAAGAAAAATCTCCTCACACTCCTTACTACCCTGTGA
- a CDS encoding O-antigen ligase family protein, which produces MSTAAPPSPRAWTFLLVGTVLLPVNTAFFLPCWVIALGLHLRQERPRLAHSGMKGLAGITVGLLLVTALSYRVETSLGGLFNYLPFFLFFWLITRLVDSPKRVGQLLVWSLVGVVLTGTAGVFEWVSGVNWQWKILGPLEVTIGSQAAEGILDRVTAFFFWPTSAAAYFLLVVPVAIALAVSAQDFKLRLAAGWGGLTTFIALIGTASRNAWGAIALALVLLLAYARRWLILSGLALALAAIVTAALGPVTWPVVAPLRQVVPTFLWQKLANTFDPQVHAYESTSERVESWAIAGQMILTRPLTGWGPQTFPFVGVDVYHKKALTSHAHNLYLTYGAELGLPLGLGLLAFMGYALLSAALALPYLPAEARWWTVGLLGGLLAYLFFGFFDVAFYEARVNGQLWLWLALCWQIPVLFPPKK; this is translated from the coding sequence TTGTCTACTGCTGCTCCCCCGAGTCCCCGAGCCTGGACCTTCCTGCTGGTAGGCACTGTGCTCCTACCGGTCAATACGGCCTTTTTCTTGCCCTGCTGGGTCATTGCCCTTGGGCTCCACCTCAGGCAAGAGCGTCCTCGTCTAGCGCACAGCGGAATGAAAGGGCTGGCTGGGATCACTGTGGGGCTCCTGCTGGTCACAGCCTTGAGCTATCGGGTTGAAACCAGCTTGGGGGGGCTTTTTAACTATTTGCCTTTCTTCCTTTTTTTCTGGCTCATCACCCGCTTGGTGGACAGCCCTAAGCGGGTGGGCCAATTGTTGGTGTGGAGTCTCGTCGGGGTGGTCCTCACAGGTACAGCGGGCGTTTTTGAGTGGGTGAGTGGGGTTAACTGGCAGTGGAAAATTTTAGGACCCCTCGAAGTGACCATTGGCTCTCAGGCTGCTGAGGGCATTTTGGACCGGGTGACTGCGTTCTTTTTCTGGCCTACTTCTGCTGCGGCTTATTTTCTGCTCGTGGTGCCAGTGGCAATTGCCCTAGCCGTGAGTGCTCAGGATTTCAAGCTCCGTCTCGCGGCTGGTTGGGGGGGGCTGACTACCTTTATTGCCCTGATCGGTACGGCTTCGCGCAACGCCTGGGGAGCCATTGCCCTAGCGCTGGTTCTGCTGCTTGCCTATGCCCGTCGCTGGTTGATCCTGAGCGGGTTGGCCCTCGCGCTTGCGGCGATTGTGACCGCTGCACTCGGCCCTGTCACCTGGCCTGTCGTCGCGCCCTTACGCCAAGTAGTGCCGACTTTTTTGTGGCAAAAACTCGCCAACACCTTCGATCCCCAAGTCCACGCCTACGAATCCACCTCAGAGCGCGTCGAATCCTGGGCGATTGCAGGGCAGATGATCCTGACGCGCCCCCTGACCGGCTGGGGTCCCCAAACTTTTCCCTTTGTCGGGGTGGATGTCTACCACAAAAAAGCCCTCACCAGCCATGCTCATAACCTCTACCTAACCTATGGGGCCGAATTGGGGCTACCCTTGGGCTTGGGACTTTTGGCCTTCATGGGCTATGCTCTGCTATCAGCAGCTTTGGCCCTGCCTTACCTCCCGGCGGAGGCCCGTTGGTGGACGGTGGGCCTGCTGGGCGGACTCCTGGCTTATCTGTTTTTTGGCTTTTTTGATGTTGCCTTCTACGAGGCACGGGTCAACGGTCAACTATGGCTTTGGCTAGCTCTATGCTGGCAAATTCCGGTGCTGTTCCCCCCTAAAAAATAG
- the polA gene encoding DNA polymerase I, whose translation MSNLLLLVDGHSLAYRSYWAFQRGNAGGLRTRSGIPTSVTYGFLKALFEVLAKEQFVGCAVAFDHHLPTFRHEKDETYKAGRAETPEEFIADMENLKTILTAMHIPVLEMPGFEADDILGTLAVEGVKASLQVKILSGDQDLFQLVDPERQITVLQPDSKQGFIVEYGTEQIKQKLGVWPHQVVDYKSLCGDGSDNIPGVKGIGKVTAVKLLEQYPNLQAIYEHIEEIKGATQTKLREGKESADHSYWMATLRTNLPLPIALDDCRWQGFDPREVKPLLEALEFKTLTRQVERLSSAHEVNPSVRPTLMADQGDDDLWFDFKPTVKSTHQVILVDTPEQWDDFLTRLQAQTGPVAWDTETTSLDPHKAALVGLGCAWSEAEAFYLPLGHTEGSCLDLATVVAALKEAWEDPARPKIFQNAKYDRLILRSQGIDLKGVVFDPMLANYVLHPEGEHKLSALALKYLAVEMTPYEQLVPRGKTIAEVPIAKVAPYCAMDALCALRIMPFLQAELAESPKLKHIFTSLELPLEPVLADMEWIGVRIDLAYLNELSKELQQDLEALESQVFEAAGTTFNLNSPKQLSELLFDKLQLPTRKTRKTSLGWSTDAATLERMAEDHKVIPLILEYRTLAKLRSTYVDNLPNLVDPNTGRIHTDFNQAVTVTGRLSSSNPNLQNIPIRTEFSRRIRHAFVPAEGCYMVAADYSQIELRILAHVTGEPILVETFKQHGDIHTRTAQLLFGREHITPDERRLAKTINFGVVYGMGAQRFAREAGVSSQEAQKFLENFYATYPKVFAYLRETENMALRQGYVETLLGRRRSFPALAQLPTNQRLSALRQAMNAPIQGTAADIIKQSMITLHRTLANYQTHMVLQVHDELVFEVPTDEWPLVEPVIRSAMEGAFPLSVPLVVDIHSGTSWMETK comes from the coding sequence ATGAGCAATTTACTGTTGTTGGTCGATGGACATTCCCTGGCTTATCGCTCCTACTGGGCCTTTCAGCGCGGAAACGCCGGTGGACTGCGTACCCGTTCAGGTATTCCGACCAGTGTCACCTATGGCTTCCTCAAGGCCCTATTTGAAGTCCTAGCTAAAGAGCAATTTGTGGGGTGCGCTGTGGCCTTCGACCACCATCTACCCACCTTCCGCCACGAGAAAGACGAGACCTACAAAGCGGGACGAGCTGAGACTCCCGAAGAATTTATCGCAGACATGGAGAATCTCAAAACCATTCTCACCGCCATGCATATCCCGGTCCTGGAGATGCCCGGTTTTGAGGCCGACGACATCCTCGGCACCCTCGCGGTAGAAGGCGTGAAAGCCAGTCTACAGGTGAAAATCCTGAGCGGGGACCAAGACCTCTTTCAACTGGTTGACCCCGAGCGCCAGATCACTGTGCTTCAACCAGACAGCAAACAGGGCTTCATTGTCGAGTACGGCACCGAGCAGATCAAACAAAAATTGGGGGTCTGGCCCCATCAGGTCGTGGATTATAAATCCCTCTGCGGGGATGGTTCTGACAACATCCCAGGCGTCAAGGGTATCGGGAAAGTCACCGCAGTCAAGCTCCTGGAGCAATACCCCAACCTCCAAGCTATCTACGAACATATCGAGGAGATCAAGGGCGCTACTCAGACCAAACTCCGGGAAGGCAAAGAGTCTGCCGACCACTCCTACTGGATGGCGACCCTGCGCACCAACCTCCCCTTGCCGATCGCGCTGGACGACTGCCGCTGGCAGGGCTTTGACCCGCGCGAAGTCAAGCCCCTCCTGGAAGCCCTGGAATTCAAGACCCTCACCCGTCAAGTAGAGCGGCTCAGTAGTGCCCATGAGGTGAATCCGTCCGTCCGTCCCACGCTAATGGCAGACCAGGGCGATGACGATTTGTGGTTTGACTTCAAGCCCACGGTCAAATCCACACACCAAGTCATCCTCGTCGATACCCCCGAGCAATGGGACGATTTCCTCACCCGCCTCCAAGCCCAGACCGGTCCCGTCGCTTGGGATACAGAGACCACATCTCTCGACCCGCACAAAGCTGCGCTAGTCGGCTTGGGCTGCGCCTGGAGCGAAGCAGAAGCTTTTTACCTCCCATTAGGGCATACCGAAGGCTCCTGCCTCGACTTGGCTACCGTCGTAGCCGCGCTGAAAGAAGCGTGGGAAGACCCCGCACGACCTAAAATTTTTCAGAATGCCAAATATGACCGGCTGATTCTGCGTAGCCAGGGCATCGATCTCAAGGGCGTTGTCTTCGATCCGATGTTGGCAAACTATGTACTACATCCCGAGGGTGAGCATAAACTTTCTGCGCTAGCCCTGAAATATCTAGCTGTCGAGATGACCCCCTATGAACAACTCGTTCCTCGGGGCAAAACCATAGCCGAAGTGCCCATCGCTAAAGTAGCTCCCTACTGCGCCATGGATGCCCTCTGCGCCTTACGGATCATGCCCTTCCTCCAAGCAGAACTGGCCGAAAGTCCCAAGCTGAAGCATATTTTCACGAGCTTAGAATTGCCCCTAGAGCCGGTCCTCGCCGATATGGAATGGATTGGCGTGCGCATTGATCTCGCTTATCTAAACGAACTCTCCAAAGAATTACAGCAGGATTTAGAGGCGCTGGAATCACAAGTTTTTGAGGCTGCCGGGACCACCTTCAACCTCAACTCCCCCAAACAGTTGAGCGAGCTGCTCTTCGACAAGCTCCAACTCCCGACCCGCAAGACCCGCAAAACCAGTCTGGGTTGGTCCACCGATGCGGCTACTCTTGAGCGGATGGCAGAGGATCATAAAGTGATCCCGCTTATCTTGGAATACCGTACCCTCGCTAAACTGCGCTCCACCTACGTCGATAACTTGCCTAACCTAGTTGATCCCAACACCGGGCGCATCCACACTGACTTTAATCAGGCCGTCACGGTCACCGGACGCCTCAGCTCCTCCAACCCTAACCTCCAAAATATTCCCATCCGCACCGAATTCTCCCGGCGTATCCGGCATGCCTTTGTCCCCGCCGAGGGTTGCTACATGGTCGCAGCAGACTATTCCCAGATCGAACTGCGCATCCTTGCTCATGTCACTGGTGAGCCGATCCTCGTCGAGACCTTCAAGCAGCACGGCGATATCCATACCCGCACCGCCCAACTACTTTTTGGCCGTGAGCACATCACCCCAGACGAACGCCGCCTTGCCAAGACCATCAACTTTGGAGTCGTCTATGGTATGGGTGCGCAACGCTTTGCCCGAGAAGCAGGGGTTTCATCCCAGGAAGCCCAAAAGTTTCTAGAAAACTTCTACGCCACTTACCCCAAAGTCTTTGCCTATCTCAGAGAAACGGAGAATATGGCCCTCCGGCAGGGCTACGTCGAGACCCTCTTGGGCCGCAGGCGCTCCTTCCCCGCACTCGCCCAACTGCCTACTAACCAGCGCCTCTCCGCCCTGAGGCAAGCGATGAATGCCCCAATCCAGGGGACTGCCGCCGACATCATCAAGCAGAGCATGATTACGCTCCACCGCACCCTAGCTAACTATCAGACGCACATGGTCCTTCAGGTCCACGACGAACTGGTTTTTGAGGTACCGACCGATGAATGGCCCCTAGTTGAGCCTGTAATCCGCTCTGCCATGGAAGGAGCCTTTCCCCTCAGTGTGCCGCTCGTTGTGGATATTCACAGTGGGACTTCCTGGATGGAAACCAAGTGA
- a CDS encoding glycosyltransferase family 4 protein, with protein sequence MTTPLLVNLSSLSTRVTGLTAYARNLLPHLQALHPTLLTAQELPGYTCQRIPAGLGADSARSGHIRRLLWTQTALPTLARNHLIFSPVPEAPLFARCRYVVTLHDCIPLRFPRLSPLTPYFRFYIPQVLAQAEHILCDSQATASDITQFYKVSADRITIVLLAHDAEHFRPQGLPTGNYFLALSRHDPHKNLDRLISAFACLEGDSELWIAGPPVPSHTPKLQALVAEKKLSRRVRFLEYVPYAELPGLIERSLALVFPSLWEGFGLPVLEAMACGAPVITSKLSSLPEVAGEAALLIDPYNTSELAGAMEAILRTPGLRSRLQEAGLRRARRFSWEKTGAQTVALLRQYC encoded by the coding sequence GTGACTACCCCCCTGCTGGTCAATTTGAGTTCGCTCAGCACCCGCGTCACAGGGCTTACCGCCTATGCCCGCAATCTCCTGCCCCACCTCCAAGCGTTGCACCCGACCCTACTCACCGCCCAGGAACTTCCTGGCTATACCTGTCAGCGCATCCCCGCAGGGCTCGGTGCCGACAGCGCAAGAAGCGGCCACATACGTAGGCTACTCTGGACCCAGACTGCGCTTCCTACCCTGGCTCGCAACCACCTCATCTTCTCCCCGGTCCCGGAGGCTCCCCTCTTCGCCCGCTGCCGCTATGTGGTCACCCTCCACGATTGCATCCCTCTGCGCTTCCCCCGCCTGTCACCGCTCACGCCGTACTTTCGGTTCTATATTCCTCAGGTACTGGCCCAGGCTGAGCACATCCTCTGCGATTCTCAGGCTACCGCAAGCGATATTACCCAGTTTTACAAAGTTTCTGCTGACCGGATCACCATCGTCCTGCTCGCCCACGACGCCGAGCACTTCCGGCCCCAAGGACTGCCCACCGGCAACTATTTTCTCGCGCTCAGCCGCCATGATCCCCATAAAAATCTGGACCGTCTCATCAGCGCCTTTGCCTGTCTTGAGGGTGACAGTGAACTGTGGATCGCAGGCCCCCCAGTCCCGAGCCATACCCCCAAGCTCCAGGCTCTGGTGGCCGAAAAAAAACTCTCCCGGCGCGTGCGCTTCCTTGAATACGTCCCCTACGCGGAACTACCCGGTTTGATCGAGCGTTCTCTAGCACTGGTGTTCCCCAGTCTCTGGGAAGGCTTTGGCCTGCCAGTCCTGGAAGCTATGGCCTGCGGTGCGCCCGTGATCACCTCCAAGCTCTCCTCCCTCCCAGAGGTAGCCGGGGAGGCAGCCCTGCTGATCGATCCCTACAACACCAGTGAACTTGCTGGGGCGATGGAAGCCATCCTCCGCACCCCCGGTTTGCGCTCCCGCTTGCAAGAAGCTGGTCTCAGGCGGGCACGTCGCTTCAGTTGGGAGAAAACAGGGGCACAAACCGTTGCCCTCCTCAGACAGTACTGCTGA
- a CDS encoding alpha/beta hydrolase family protein: MNLKPPILSLICGLALTTALWPLVNQNGLTLPNPLPAALAQFQTNSLYKAQPGPYSVGVADDLTLNDSRRNRTVPLKIYYPDGPGPFPVIVFSHGGGGTKDAFSELSFFWASHGYVSIHPTHLDHDLKREQQGSSRRELGEIAKTDSTLWQSRTDDISLIISSLGSLEQQVPALSGKFDNQHIGVAGHSFGAATALMVAGTKIDTNQSRDISFRDPRVKAFIAISPDGAGQRGLDPDAWNQITTPVMTIAGSLERGDTFRMEPYQGMPPGDKYHMVVDGARHYSFNDAKTDGGRQRGRQRGGRRRGNQDGSSVDAIHTLLGSTSVAFWDAYLMQNGSAKQYLAAKGPAIFGAGAVTFFAK, translated from the coding sequence ATGAACCTAAAACCCCCCATCCTGAGCCTGATCTGCGGCCTCGCCCTGACCACTGCGCTCTGGCCTCTGGTGAACCAGAACGGCCTCACACTCCCAAACCCGTTACCTGCTGCTCTGGCCCAATTCCAAACCAATAGTCTCTACAAGGCGCAGCCCGGTCCCTACTCCGTGGGCGTGGCGGATGACCTTACGCTCAACGACAGCCGCCGCAACCGCACGGTGCCCCTCAAGATCTATTACCCGGACGGGCCAGGACCTTTTCCTGTCATTGTTTTTTCTCACGGCGGGGGCGGGACGAAGGATGCCTTCTCGGAACTCAGTTTTTTTTGGGCCAGTCACGGCTATGTGTCCATCCATCCGACGCACCTCGACCACGATTTGAAGCGTGAGCAGCAAGGCAGTAGCCGCCGTGAACTAGGCGAGATCGCCAAGACCGATTCAACGCTCTGGCAAAGTCGGACCGATGATATATCTTTGATCATCAGCTCTTTGGGCAGCTTGGAACAGCAGGTTCCTGCCTTAAGCGGGAAATTTGATAACCAGCATATCGGAGTCGCGGGGCATTCTTTTGGAGCTGCCACAGCGCTTATGGTTGCAGGGACCAAGATCGATACCAATCAAAGCCGGGATATTAGTTTTCGTGACCCTCGGGTCAAGGCTTTTATCGCCATTTCCCCAGATGGTGCGGGACAGCGGGGGCTCGATCCCGATGCCTGGAACCAGATCACTACTCCAGTGATGACTATTGCTGGATCTTTAGAGCGCGGCGACACCTTTCGGATGGAGCCCTACCAGGGAATGCCGCCGGGAGACAAGTATCATATGGTCGTCGATGGAGCGCGGCACTACTCCTTTAACGACGCCAAGACCGATGGTGGTAGACAACGCGGTAGGCAGCGCGGCGGGCGCAGACGCGGGAATCAGGATGGGAGTAGCGTGGATGCTATCCACACCCTCCTAGGGAGTACGAGTGTAGCTTTTTGGGATGCTTACTTGATGCAAAATGGCTCTGCCAAGCAGTACTTGGCCGCTAAGGGTCCAGCCATTTTTGGGGCGGGTGCAGTAACCTTTTTCGCCAAATGA